The following are from one region of the Yoonia sp. R2331 genome:
- the mreC gene encoding rod shape-determining protein MreC, translating to MARNRDSEDFVGPIRRLLVGLCVFLLLGTFLVWRIDSPRVERFRLAVIDRVVPSFDWAMAPVTGIANIFSDFRSYQALAAQNADLRRELQQMKGWKEAALQLEQENARLLDLNNVRLDPKLTYVTGVVITDSGSPFRQSVLLNVGARDGIIDGWPTMDGIGLVGRISGVGQDTSRVILLTDTSSRIPVTIQPSGQKAILAGDNTLNPPIEFLEDPDQVRPGDRVETSGDGGVFPADLLVGQVALGSDRRLRVRLSADYGRLEFLRVLRARPHEDITDPGSLLSPDTDTAAETAEIASEDTDG from the coding sequence TTGGCCAGGAACCGCGACAGCGAAGATTTCGTCGGCCCGATCCGCAGATTGCTGGTCGGGCTTTGCGTGTTTTTGCTGTTGGGCACATTTCTGGTCTGGCGCATCGACAGCCCCCGCGTGGAACGCTTTCGTCTGGCTGTAATTGACCGTGTCGTGCCATCGTTTGACTGGGCGATGGCGCCGGTCACCGGGATCGCCAATATCTTCAGCGATTTCCGCAGCTATCAGGCGCTGGCCGCCCAAAACGCCGACTTACGCCGTGAGTTGCAGCAGATGAAGGGCTGGAAAGAGGCCGCCCTGCAGCTGGAACAGGAAAACGCCCGCCTGTTGGACCTGAACAACGTGCGACTTGATCCAAAACTGACCTATGTGACGGGCGTCGTGATCACCGACAGCGGGTCGCCTTTTCGGCAATCGGTGCTGCTGAATGTCGGCGCGCGTGACGGCATCATTGATGGCTGGCCGACGATGGATGGTATTGGCCTTGTGGGGCGGATCAGCGGCGTGGGACAGGACACCAGCCGGGTCATCCTGCTGACGGATACGTCCTCTCGCATTCCAGTGACAATCCAGCCGTCAGGGCAAAAGGCCATTTTGGCAGGCGACAACACGCTAAACCCGCCGATTGAGTTTCTCGAAGACCCCGATCAGGTCCGCCCCGGCGACCGGGTTGAAACCTCTGGCGATGGCGGGGTTTTCCCGGCCGATCTGCTGGTGGGTCAGGTGGCATTGGGGTCCGACCGCCGTTTGCGGGTGCGGCTTTCGGCGGACTATGGGCGGCTCGAGTTTCTGCGGGTGCTGCGCGCGCGCCCGCACGAAGACATCACAGACCCCGGCAGCCTGTTGTCGCCCGACACAGATACCGCCGCCGAAACCGCCGAGATTGCGTCAGAGGACACAGATGGCTGA
- a CDS encoding rod shape-determining protein yields MAIFGSLFSSDMAIDLGTANTLVYVKGKGIILSEPSVVAYHVKEGQKKVLAVGEDAKLMLGRTPGSIEAIRPMRDGVIADFDTAEEMIKHFIRKVAKRSTFSKPKIIVCVPHGATPVEKRAIRQSVLSAGARRAGLIAEPIAAAIGAGMPITDPTGNMVVDIGGGTTEVAVLSLGDIVYARSVRVGGDRMDEAIINYLRRQHNLLIGESTAERIKTSIGTARMPDDGRGSSLHIRGRDLLNGVPKETEISQAQVAEALAEPVQAICEAVMTALEATPPDLAADIVDRGVMLTGGGALLGQLDLALREQTGLAISVADESLNCVALGTGKALEYEKQLRHVIDYDS; encoded by the coding sequence ATGGCAATTTTTGGCAGCTTGTTTTCGTCGGACATGGCGATCGACCTAGGGACGGCGAACACGCTTGTCTACGTCAAAGGCAAGGGAATTATCCTGTCCGAACCCTCTGTCGTGGCCTACCACGTCAAAGAGGGCCAGAAGAAGGTGCTGGCCGTGGGCGAAGACGCCAAGCTGATGCTGGGCCGCACCCCCGGCAGCATCGAGGCGATCCGCCCAATGCGGGACGGTGTGATTGCCGACTTTGACACCGCCGAAGAGATGATCAAACACTTCATCCGCAAGGTGGCAAAACGATCGACGTTTTCCAAACCCAAGATCATCGTCTGTGTCCCCCACGGCGCCACACCTGTTGAAAAACGCGCAATCCGGCAGTCTGTGCTGTCTGCCGGTGCCCGCCGCGCCGGTCTGATCGCAGAGCCGATCGCGGCTGCAATTGGCGCGGGCATGCCAATCACCGATCCCACCGGCAACATGGTTGTTGATATCGGCGGCGGTACCACAGAGGTGGCTGTGCTGTCGCTGGGCGACATCGTCTACGCACGCTCAGTCCGCGTGGGTGGCGACCGGATGGATGAGGCGATTATTAACTACCTGCGTCGCCAGCATAACCTGCTGATTGGTGAATCGACCGCAGAGCGGATCAAAACCTCGATCGGTACTGCACGGATGCCCGATGACGGACGCGGCAGCAGCCTGCACATCCGGGGGCGTGATCTGCTGAATGGTGTGCCGAAGGAAACCGAAATTTCTCAGGCCCAGGTCGCCGAAGCGCTTGCCGAACCGGTGCAGGCGATCTGCGAGGCGGTGATGACGGCCCTCGAAGCGACCCCGCCCGATCTGGCCGCAGACATCGTTGACCGCGGCGTGATGCTGACGGGCGGTGGCGCGCTGTTGGGTCAGCTTGATCTGGCTTTGCGCGAACAGACCGGCCTTGCGATTTCGGTGGCGGACGAAAGCCTGAACTGCGTGGCACTCGGAACCGGCAAGGCGCTGGAGTATGAAAAGCAGCTGCGCCACGTTATTGATTACGACAGTTAA
- a CDS encoding 2-hydroxyacid dehydrogenase, translated as MINVLFSAPDDDWVMYQDALETAFDTAGLDVTLSRDHAPDQTDYIIFTPTGPMSDFTPFTRCKAVLGLWAGVESIVTNETLTQPLARMVDDSLTQGMVEWVVGHTLRHHLGLDRHITAPEPDWDPAFPPLSKDRPVTILGLGALGAACGQALAQLGFPVTGWSRSPKTVDGVSCLSGPDVLLGALGTAQIVVLLLPLTDATENIINAETLAVLPKGAVILNPGRGALIDDDALLEALDTGQIGHATLDVFRTEPLPPENPFWHDPKVTVTPHIASVTRPASAANVIAENIRRSEAGEPLLNLVDRAAGY; from the coding sequence ATGATCAACGTACTTTTCTCTGCCCCCGATGATGATTGGGTGATGTATCAGGACGCGCTGGAAACGGCCTTTGACACGGCTGGTCTTGACGTGACGCTCAGCCGCGATCACGCGCCGGACCAGACCGACTATATCATCTTCACACCCACCGGCCCGATGTCCGATTTCACGCCCTTCACGCGGTGCAAGGCGGTGCTGGGCCTTTGGGCCGGTGTGGAAAGCATCGTCACAAACGAGACACTGACCCAGCCTCTTGCCCGCATGGTTGATGACAGCCTGACCCAAGGCATGGTCGAATGGGTTGTGGGCCACACGCTGCGGCATCATCTGGGACTGGATCGCCACATCACCGCGCCAGAGCCTGACTGGGACCCCGCGTTCCCGCCCCTGTCAAAAGATCGTCCCGTCACCATTCTGGGCCTCGGCGCGCTTGGTGCGGCTTGTGGTCAGGCCTTGGCGCAGCTTGGCTTTCCGGTCACCGGGTGGTCACGGTCACCCAAGACAGTTGACGGCGTTAGCTGCCTGTCCGGCCCTGATGTTCTGCTGGGCGCGCTTGGCACCGCACAGATCGTGGTGCTTTTGCTGCCGCTCACGGACGCGACCGAGAATATCATCAACGCCGAAACTCTCGCGGTTCTGCCCAAAGGTGCCGTGATCCTGAACCCTGGGCGCGGCGCACTGATTGATGACGATGCCCTGCTTGAAGCGCTGGACACCGGCCAGATCGGACACGCGACGCTTGATGTGTTCCGGACAGAGCCGTTGCCCCCCGAAAACCCCTTTTGGCATGACCCCAAAGTCACAGTGACGCCGCACATCGCCTCTGTCACGCGGCCTGCGTCGGCTGCCAATGTGATCGCCGAAAACATCCGGCGCAGCGAAGCGGGTGAACCGTTGCTTAATCTGGTGGATCGCGCGGCGGGCTACTAA
- the mrdA gene encoding penicillin-binding protein 2: MKKQQRDTGESARRMSRRALLLGSVQLGIVGVLGWRMQSMQVEQADQFRLLAEENRINIRLIPPARGLIFDRNGMPLADNEQNYRVVMVREDAGDVEETLARLTKLVDIPQETLDRALEEMYRRSPFVPVTIADRLKWEDVAKININAPALPGITAEVGLSRHYALGADIAHVVGYVGPVSDYDLSRIDDQDPLLQIPKFQIGKTGVENKLEHTLRGSAGTKRIEVNALGRVMRELDRQEGIPGKDIQLTLDARLQAYAQARMDGESAGAVVIDLEDGDLRAIASAPAFDPNLFVRGISVKDWTDLNENKYRPLAAKAAQGTYPPGSTFKMVTALAALEDGVISPEETVYCPGHTDVAGLRFHCWKRAGHGNINFHESLKQSCDCYYYDISQRVGIDKMAEMARKLGLGTKHDLPISAVAQGLAPDKAWKRDVRNEDWRIGDTVNASIGQGYVLSSPLQLAVMTARLATGRSVTPRLIKSVDGVEAPSGRGESLGLNENNLRRMRQSMNDVSNHRRGTAYRSRIIADGMRMAGKTGTSQVRRITAEERARGVTRNEDLPWERRDHALYVSFAPVENPRFAIAVVVEHGGGGSKAAAPIARDIMLQALYDGEPPLDAYPSADRARIAEQQERIRARIAAANEGSDRA, translated from the coding sequence ATGAAGAAACAGCAACGCGATACCGGCGAAAGCGCCCGTCGCATGTCGCGCCGGGCCTTGCTTTTGGGCTCTGTCCAATTGGGCATCGTTGGCGTTTTGGGCTGGCGAATGCAGTCGATGCAAGTCGAACAAGCGGATCAGTTTCGCTTGTTGGCCGAGGAAAACCGCATCAACATCCGCCTGATCCCACCAGCACGCGGGCTGATCTTTGACCGCAATGGCATGCCGCTTGCCGACAACGAACAGAATTACCGCGTCGTGATGGTCCGTGAAGACGCGGGCGACGTGGAAGAAACGCTCGCCCGTTTGACCAAGCTGGTTGATATCCCACAAGAAACGCTCGATCGCGCGCTGGAGGAAATGTACCGCCGCTCGCCCTTTGTGCCCGTGACAATCGCGGACCGGCTCAAATGGGAAGACGTTGCCAAGATCAATATCAACGCCCCCGCCCTGCCCGGCATCACCGCAGAGGTCGGGCTGTCGCGCCACTATGCGCTAGGCGCGGATATCGCCCATGTCGTGGGCTACGTTGGCCCGGTCAGCGACTATGACCTCAGCCGGATCGACGATCAGGACCCGCTGCTGCAGATCCCGAAATTCCAGATTGGTAAGACCGGGGTCGAGAATAAGCTGGAACACACCCTGCGCGGTTCTGCCGGCACCAAGCGGATCGAAGTGAACGCCTTGGGCCGCGTGATGCGCGAACTTGACCGGCAAGAGGGCATTCCCGGCAAGGACATTCAGCTGACCCTTGATGCGCGGTTGCAGGCCTACGCGCAGGCGCGCATGGACGGCGAGAGCGCAGGCGCCGTTGTGATCGACCTTGAAGATGGTGATTTGCGCGCCATCGCCTCTGCCCCTGCGTTTGACCCAAACCTTTTTGTGCGCGGCATCTCGGTCAAGGATTGGACTGACCTGAACGAAAACAAATATCGTCCGTTGGCCGCCAAGGCCGCCCAAGGGACCTATCCGCCCGGCTCGACCTTCAAGATGGTGACTGCACTGGCCGCGCTGGAAGATGGGGTGATCAGCCCCGAGGAAACGGTCTATTGCCCCGGCCATACCGATGTCGCAGGCCTGCGATTCCACTGCTGGAAGCGCGCAGGCCACGGCAACATTAACTTCCACGAAAGCCTCAAGCAGTCCTGCGACTGCTATTATTACGATATTTCCCAAAGGGTTGGGATCGACAAGATGGCCGAAATGGCGCGCAAGCTGGGGTTGGGGACCAAGCACGATCTGCCGATCTCTGCCGTGGCGCAAGGTCTTGCCCCTGACAAAGCGTGGAAGCGCGACGTGCGCAATGAGGATTGGCGCATCGGCGACACGGTCAACGCCTCGATCGGTCAGGGCTACGTGCTTAGCTCGCCTTTGCAATTGGCGGTGATGACCGCGCGACTTGCGACCGGGCGCAGTGTCACGCCGCGTTTGATCAAATCTGTTGATGGCGTCGAAGCCCCCAGCGGTCGCGGGGAAAGCCTCGGCCTGAATGAAAACAACCTGCGCCGGATGCGGCAGTCGATGAATGATGTGTCCAACCACCGGCGCGGCACCGCTTACCGGTCCCGGATCATTGCCGATGGGATGCGCATGGCGGGCAAAACCGGCACCAGTCAGGTGCGACGCATCACGGCGGAGGAACGCGCGCGCGGTGTGACCCGCAACGAGGACCTGCCTTGGGAACGCCGGGATCATGCGCTTTATGTGTCATTTGCGCCGGTCGAAAACCCACGCTTTGCCATCGCCGTTGTCGTTGAACATGGTGGCGGCGGATCCAAGGCCGCGGCCCCCATTGCGCGCGATATCATGTTGCAGGCGCTCTATGATGGAGAGCCCCCGCTGGATGCTTACCCCAGCGCCGACCGCGCCCGCATTGCCGAGCAACAGGAACGCATCCGCGCCCGGATTGCTGCTGCCAATGAAGGTAGCGACCGGGCATGA
- a CDS encoding 2-isopropylmalate synthase, with translation MTDHVLIFDTTLRDGEQSPGATMTHAEKLEIAELLDEMGVDIIEAGFPIASEGDFNAVSEIAKNAKQSTICGLSRANFKDIDRCWEAVKHAKSPRIHTFIGTSPLHRAIPNLTMDEMAERIHDCVTHARNLCDNVQWSSMDATRTEEDYLCRTVEIAIKAGATTINIPDTVGYTAPRESADLIKMLIERVPGADEVIFATHCHNDLGMATANSLAAVEGGARQIECTINGLGERAGNTALEEVVMALKVRNDIMPFDTQIDTTKIMNISRRVATVSGFPVQFNKAIVGKNAFAHESGIHQDGMLKNAETFEIMRPADVGLSETSLVMGKHSGRAALRSKLEELGYTLGDNELMDVFVRFKELADRKKEVFEDDLIALMRTNDAEDDHLRLKSLKVVCGTDGPQTAEMTLTVGGEDMSIETTGDGPVDAAFSAVKALYPHGARLQLYQVHAVTEGTDAQATVSVRMEEEGRIATGQSADTDTVVASAKAYINALNRLIVRRTKSAPGADVKGVSYKDAGE, from the coding sequence ATGACCGACCACGTATTGATTTTTGACACCACCTTGCGCGATGGCGAACAGTCGCCCGGCGCGACGATGACCCATGCCGAAAAGCTCGAAATCGCAGAGCTTTTGGACGAGATGGGCGTCGACATTATCGAAGCAGGCTTTCCAATCGCGTCAGAGGGCGACTTTAACGCCGTCTCGGAGATCGCGAAAAATGCCAAGCAATCAACGATTTGCGGGCTGAGCCGGGCGAACTTCAAGGATATCGACCGCTGTTGGGAAGCGGTGAAACATGCGAAGTCCCCGCGTATTCACACCTTCATCGGCACGTCGCCCCTGCATCGGGCGATTCCGAACCTGACAATGGATGAAATGGCAGAGCGTATCCACGACTGCGTCACCCACGCCCGCAACCTCTGCGACAACGTGCAATGGTCCTCGATGGATGCCACCCGTACGGAAGAGGATTATCTGTGCCGCACCGTTGAAATCGCGATCAAGGCCGGTGCCACTACGATCAACATCCCCGACACGGTTGGCTACACCGCCCCGCGCGAATCCGCTGACTTGATCAAGATGCTGATCGAACGGGTTCCGGGCGCGGATGAGGTGATTTTTGCCACCCACTGCCACAACGACCTTGGCATGGCGACCGCCAATAGCCTTGCTGCCGTCGAAGGTGGTGCGCGGCAGATCGAGTGCACGATCAACGGCTTGGGCGAACGCGCCGGCAACACCGCGCTGGAAGAGGTCGTGATGGCCCTGAAAGTACGGAATGACATCATGCCGTTCGATACCCAGATCGACACCACCAAGATCATGAACATCTCGCGCCGCGTTGCGACCGTCTCGGGCTTTCCGGTGCAATTCAACAAGGCCATCGTCGGCAAGAATGCCTTTGCCCACGAAAGCGGCATTCACCAGGACGGGATGCTCAAGAACGCCGAGACGTTCGAGATCATGCGCCCTGCCGACGTGGGCTTGTCCGAAACCTCATTGGTCATGGGCAAACATTCAGGCCGCGCCGCATTGCGGTCCAAGCTGGAAGAGTTGGGGTACACCCTTGGCGACAATGAATTGATGGACGTCTTTGTGAGGTTCAAGGAATTGGCCGACCGCAAGAAAGAAGTGTTCGAGGATGACTTGATCGCCCTGATGCGCACCAATGACGCCGAAGACGATCACTTGCGGCTGAAGTCGCTTAAGGTGGTCTGCGGCACCGATGGCCCCCAAACAGCGGAAATGACCCTGACTGTTGGTGGTGAAGATATGTCAATCGAAACCACCGGCGATGGCCCCGTCGATGCCGCCTTTAGCGCGGTCAAGGCACTTTACCCACATGGTGCGCGGCTGCAGCTTTATCAGGTGCACGCTGTGACCGAAGGCACCGATGCGCAAGCCACCGTCAGCGTCAGGATGGAGGAAGAAGGCCGCATCGCCACCGGTCAGTCAGCTGATACCGACACGGTCGTTGCCTCGGCCAAGGCATATATCAATGCGCTCAACCGTCTGATCGTGCGCCGCACGAAATCCGCACCCGGCGCGGATGTGAAAGGCGTCAGCTACAAGGACGCGGGCGAGTAA
- a CDS encoding SDR family NAD(P)-dependent oxidoreductase, producing MSRALVIGATGGIGSAVCKALAAKEFDVTGLSRRDGLDVTNSDAVDRVLGDLDGPFDLIFVAIGMLGTPEKSLAAITAEEMQRVFAVNTFGVALVLRHVPKLLSKAGRCAILSARVGSIGDNQIGGWHSYRASKAALNQIVKGAAIEMGRSHKGAVVVALHPGTVETSFTAQYAGRHKTVPVDEAADNLLSVIENLEPRQSGGFFDYAGKEVIW from the coding sequence ATGAGCAGGGCATTGGTAATAGGCGCCACTGGCGGGATCGGATCCGCGGTGTGCAAGGCATTGGCTGCAAAGGAGTTTGACGTCACTGGCCTATCGCGGCGCGATGGGTTGGATGTGACCAATTCGGATGCGGTGGACCGGGTCTTGGGCGACCTGGACGGGCCGTTTGACCTGATCTTTGTGGCAATCGGGATGCTGGGCACGCCTGAAAAATCCTTGGCGGCGATCACAGCCGAAGAGATGCAGCGTGTCTTTGCAGTCAACACATTCGGGGTCGCGCTGGTGCTGCGACATGTGCCGAAATTGCTTTCAAAAGCAGGGCGTTGCGCAATTTTGTCGGCGCGGGTTGGGTCGATAGGTGACAATCAAATCGGCGGATGGCACAGCTACCGCGCGAGCAAGGCCGCGCTGAACCAGATCGTCAAAGGGGCCGCGATCGAGATGGGGCGCAGCCACAAGGGCGCTGTGGTGGTGGCGCTGCATCCCGGCACGGTCGAAACCTCCTTTACGGCGCAATACGCAGGGCGTCACAAGACGGTCCCGGTGGATGAGGCAGCGGATAACCTGTTGTCAGTCATTGAAAATTTGGAACCTCGTCAAAGCGGTGGGTTCTTTGACTACGCAGGAAAAGAGGTCATCTGGTGA
- the rodA gene encoding rod shape-determining protein RodA, with amino-acid sequence MSYLEYNTKYVPTGFRKLAYLNWPVILLLTAVACFGFLMLYSVAGGSVTPWMEPQVKRFGLGMALMLFVAMVPIWFWRNMAVLAYLVSLLLLIAVEFVGVERNGSQRWIDLGPMDLQPSELAKITLVMLLAAYYDWLPLNRTSRPFWVFLPVCLILIPTYLVLSQPDLGTSLLLLMGGGAMMFFAGVHWAYFATVITAGVSGIVAVFQSRGTTWQLLKDYQFRRIDTFIDPANDPLGAGYHITQAKIALGSGGLTGRGFMQGTQSRLNFLPEKHTDFIFTTLAEEFGFVGAAALLALYLLIILFCVVSAITNRDRFSALLTLGVATTFFLFFSVNMAMVTGLAPVVGVPLPLVSYGGSAMLVLMVAFGLVQSAHVHKPR; translated from the coding sequence ATGAGCTATCTTGAGTATAACACCAAATATGTGCCCACCGGCTTTCGCAAACTGGCCTATCTGAACTGGCCCGTGATCCTGCTTTTGACGGCTGTCGCCTGCTTTGGTTTTCTGATGCTGTATTCCGTGGCAGGCGGGTCTGTGACCCCGTGGATGGAACCGCAGGTCAAACGCTTTGGCCTTGGCATGGCACTGATGCTCTTTGTGGCGATGGTGCCGATCTGGTTCTGGCGCAATATGGCCGTGCTGGCCTATTTGGTATCACTTCTGTTGTTGATCGCGGTGGAATTTGTCGGGGTTGAACGCAACGGGTCGCAACGCTGGATCGATCTGGGACCGATGGATTTGCAGCCGTCGGAATTGGCCAAGATCACATTAGTCATGCTGCTGGCGGCCTACTACGACTGGCTGCCATTGAACCGCACATCACGGCCCTTCTGGGTGTTTCTGCCGGTCTGCCTAATCCTGATCCCGACCTATCTGGTGCTAAGCCAGCCGGACCTTGGCACCTCTTTGCTTTTGCTGATGGGTGGCGGTGCGATGATGTTTTTTGCCGGTGTTCATTGGGCCTATTTCGCCACCGTGATCACGGCGGGCGTCTCTGGGATTGTGGCTGTGTTCCAGTCACGCGGCACCACGTGGCAATTGCTGAAGGACTACCAATTCCGCCGCATCGACACCTTTATTGACCCCGCAAACGACCCACTTGGGGCGGGCTATCACATCACGCAGGCCAAGATCGCCCTTGGCTCTGGTGGATTGACGGGGCGTGGGTTCATGCAAGGCACGCAAAGCCGGTTGAACTTTCTGCCTGAAAAACACACCGACTTCATCTTCACGACATTGGCCGAGGAATTCGGATTTGTCGGGGCCGCCGCCCTACTGGCGCTTTATCTGCTGATCATCCTGTTTTGCGTGGTCAGTGCGATCACAAATCGCGACCGGTTTTCGGCTCTGTTGACGCTTGGCGTTGCGACGACCTTTTTCCTGTTCTTCTCGGTCAACATGGCGATGGTCACAGGCTTGGCACCTGTAGTAGGTGTGCCCTTGCCACTGGTCAGCTACGGCGGATCAGCAATGTTGGTGCTGATGGTCGCATTTGGCCTTGTGCAATCCGCTCACGTCCATAAACCACGCTGA
- a CDS encoding cryptochrome/photolyase family protein, whose product MVKLVLVLGDQLSMDVAALKATDKASDVVVMAEVGDEASYVAHHPKKIAFIFAAMRKFAEALKVNGWRVYYTKFDDSERSESICGEILRYAEATGAKEVWATEPGEWRLIEALQSCPLKVKILQDDRFIASHADFERWAEGRKALRMEYFYREMRRKTGLMMEGDQPAGGQWNFDHDNRKPAPDAINYAGPMRFTPDETVQEVLDLVADKFSRNFGRLDDFWFATDNGQARQHLAHWVKYAAPHFGDYQDAMLRDEPFLYHGLVGLYLNAGLLDPFEVCQAVEKAWKDGDVPINAAEGFIRQIIGWREYVRGIYFLEGPGYTGRNVLEHKRKLPAVYWGGETRMRCMESAVAQTRDEAYAHHIQRLMVTGNFALLSGVSPQEVHEWYLAVYADAYEWVEAPNTIGMSQFADGGIIASKPYVSSGNYINKMSDYCKSCHYSVTAKIGEKACPFNLLYWDFLIRHRDRYSDNPRMGNMYRTWDRMADDRKDQVLREAGKLLDRMDAGEGI is encoded by the coding sequence CTGGTGAAGCTGGTTCTGGTGCTGGGTGACCAGTTGAGCATGGATGTGGCCGCGCTCAAGGCGACCGACAAAGCGTCAGATGTGGTGGTCATGGCCGAGGTCGGGGACGAGGCCAGCTATGTGGCGCACCACCCAAAGAAGATCGCATTTATCTTTGCCGCGATGCGCAAGTTTGCAGAGGCCCTAAAGGTTAACGGCTGGCGGGTTTACTACACGAAATTTGACGATTCAGAGCGGTCAGAGAGCATCTGCGGCGAAATCCTCAGATATGCAGAGGCAACCGGGGCAAAAGAAGTATGGGCGACCGAGCCGGGGGAGTGGCGCCTGATTGAAGCGCTGCAATCATGCCCCTTGAAGGTAAAGATTTTGCAGGACGACCGGTTCATCGCCTCCCACGCCGATTTCGAGCGCTGGGCCGAAGGCCGAAAGGCGCTGCGGATGGAGTATTTCTACCGTGAAATGCGACGCAAGACCGGCTTGATGATGGAGGGCGACCAACCAGCGGGCGGGCAGTGGAATTTTGACCATGACAACCGCAAGCCAGCGCCCGATGCGATCAACTATGCAGGGCCGATGCGGTTTACGCCCGATGAAACTGTGCAAGAGGTTCTGGACCTCGTCGCAGACAAATTTTCCCGCAATTTCGGACGGTTGGATGACTTCTGGTTTGCCACGGACAACGGGCAGGCGCGCCAGCATCTGGCGCATTGGGTGAAATATGCCGCCCCGCATTTTGGTGACTATCAAGATGCGATGCTGCGGGACGAGCCGTTTTTGTATCACGGGCTGGTCGGGCTTTACCTGAATGCAGGCCTGTTGGACCCGTTTGAGGTTTGTCAGGCCGTTGAAAAAGCATGGAAAGACGGGGATGTGCCGATCAACGCGGCAGAGGGGTTCATCCGGCAGATCATTGGCTGGCGCGAATATGTGCGGGGCATCTATTTTCTGGAAGGGCCAGGGTACACGGGGCGGAACGTCTTGGAACACAAGCGTAAATTGCCCGCCGTCTATTGGGGTGGCGAAACCCGGATGCGTTGCATGGAAAGTGCCGTGGCGCAGACCCGGGATGAGGCCTATGCCCACCACATCCAGCGGCTGATGGTGACTGGTAATTTTGCTTTGTTATCAGGTGTTTCGCCGCAAGAGGTGCATGAATGGTATTTGGCGGTCTATGCCGATGCCTATGAATGGGTCGAGGCACCCAACACCATCGGGATGAGCCAATTTGCCGATGGCGGGATCATCGCCAGCAAACCCTATGTGTCGAGCGGCAACTACATCAACAAGATGAGCGATTACTGCAAATCTTGCCACTATTCTGTGACCGCCAAAATAGGCGAAAAAGCGTGTCCTTTCAATCTGTTGTACTGGGATTTTCTGATCCGTCATCGCGACCGGTATTCTGACAATCCGCGTATGGGGAACATGTATCGCACATGGGATCGGATGGCCGATGATCGCAAGGATCAAGTGTTAAGAGAGGCGGGTAAGCTGCTTGACCGGATGGATGCGGGAGAGGGGATTTAA
- a CDS encoding rod shape-determining protein MreD: MAETPTTTLWLGRAMFLGLALVLMFLQLVPLNMEPGGLVAPDLLLAVTVAWIARRPDYAPFYVIAAIYLLSDLLFQRPPGLWAALVLIMTEMLRARTKRIRDMPILLEWGSVAVGIAAITLANRIVLAIVMMPQAPLGLTLILMLTTIAVYPVVVLVAHFLFGVTRTAPGAVDSLGHRL; encoded by the coding sequence ATGGCTGAAACCCCGACAACCACATTGTGGCTGGGCCGGGCAATGTTTCTTGGCCTTGCACTGGTGCTAATGTTCTTGCAACTGGTCCCGCTCAACATGGAACCCGGAGGATTGGTGGCCCCTGATCTGTTGCTGGCCGTGACTGTGGCCTGGATCGCCCGCCGCCCCGATTATGCGCCGTTTTATGTGATAGCGGCGATCTATCTGTTGTCTGACCTGCTGTTCCAGCGCCCCCCGGGGCTATGGGCTGCATTGGTGTTGATCATGACAGAGATGCTGCGCGCCCGGACCAAACGCATTCGCGATATGCCGATCCTGCTGGAATGGGGCAGCGTTGCGGTAGGCATCGCGGCGATCACGCTGGCCAACCGCATCGTGCTCGCGATTGTGATGATGCCGCAGGCCCCTCTGGGCTTGACCCTGATACTGATGCTGACGACCATTGCGGTTTATCCCGTGGTCGTGCTGGTGGCGCATTTCCTGTTTGGCGTTACGCGCACGGCACCCGGTGCGGTGGACAGCTTGGGGCACAGGCTATGA